The Solanum pennellii chromosome 4, SPENNV200 genomic interval aacaaaccgaaataaaaattgaaccgaaataacaaaaatgatagtTCTGTTCGGTATTCGGTACACAATTTACATGaaccaaaaaccaaaaaaataaaaataaaaataaacgaaatgccgaatgcccacccctagTGGAGGCCTATCACCTTTACTAGAGTAAATAACTAAGGATTCCATTCTTACATGAATAGAACCAACAATACCTTTCTGACTTTCATCCTGTATGATTAATGCATAAGCTTGATTAACATTAGGAAGACACGATATCATCAAAATATGGCCTCTTTACCTGAGAATAACTTGCATTCAAGCCCATTAGAAATTGCAGTAACTTCTGATACTGCATCTGTTCCATATAATCCTTTGCCTTATGACAGTCACAACTAGGTGGAGGTAATATTGAATCATACTCATCCCATAGACTTttcaattttgtataataaGGAGACACAGTCAAAGTCCCTTGAGTAAGAGTGAAAATGTTTCTATGCAATCGAAAAAGTCTAGATCCATTGATTTTGTCAAATCGTTCCTTGAGATCTAGCCATACCTGATTTGCACTTGATGAATAGAAAATGCCACTAAGCAGATCTTGACTAACGTTGTAGATAAGCCAAGTGATCACAATTGCATTGCATCGATTCCAGATTTTCTTCAAAGGTCCATCGAAATCACTTCGTAAAATTGAACCATCAATGAATCTCAATTTGTTTCGTCCAAACAGAGCAATCTCCATCGCGCGACTCCACAATGTGTAATTCAGACATACATTTTCATGTGCTAAATAAATATCGATACATTTGACTTAACACCTTCCCACtttaatatttagtataataataatattatatgatttattttttattatttaatatttatttttttaattaatttataacatTCTCATAGAATGAAGGAGTAAAAcggtaattcaactttaaaggTTGGAGCTTTCCACTTTTATAAGTAATACTAGTTTTGGAACACGTGCATACCGTGCTAATTAGTATAAatacttctaaaatataaatgtatgaTATGTAAAATACAAGCTCGATTCAATGAACAATAAGCATATTCAACTGAATCATTCGGTCTCTTATGAGGCCGCGGATAGACAGGTAGAGAATGCAAAGCCCACAAGTCTTCAGACTGCTTCATCTACACTTGCAGTGGCTTTGACCTGATGTCTGTTGATTACTAATTGTAACTGAAAAGATCTGTATTTTTCAATTAGAGAAACAAAATAATGGTAGTCCACACCGCAAAAGGTGTGACGTGAATTTATCCTAATGCGAGTATTAGTGTTTGCATTTTCAACTTGTTAGCTTATCTACTTAAGCGAAatttataccaaaaaaaaagaagaaagaagcaAGGTCTAATCACTTCAAAAGGATGCCTGCAAAACTCAAATTCCCAAATCTCCAATTCATAGAccaaaaactaaacaaaataaataaaaacaaaaaaatgagcAATCTATATTACAACAgtccaaaaaagaaagaatgatcTTTCACATTCTTTGCTTATGTTActgatttataattaatataaaaataaatttcaatcaCCCAttaaactaatatatatatatatatgataaaaataacaccACATAACTCAATTTCATAATCCAAACACtaacaaaacaaagaaaaagaaaattctttCTAAACCAGTCGGTCAAAATAAGCGAAACTGAACAATGTAAAAAAATCCCAAATCAAAATAAGCAAAAGTTCGAATAGCCTACTCCAAATTTCAAACTTCCCAAGGAATAAACAGAAAGCAGGAGAAACAAAGTGACTATTGATAAACAGATAAAATTTTTTTACGTgacataacaaaaataacaatattattaAGAACTGAGTGACTCCTGATAAAGACTAGAATATAACGAAATAAGCTAGATAAAGACATTCAAAGTAAATAGGAAAACAAAGCAACTCTTgataaataaagagaagaaaaaaaagtttacGTGATGTATTTGAATGAGGCACAGAAAAGAGAAACTGATCAATGGACAATAACATGTTGCTCTAGACATTTATATAGATGAGTGAAAAATCTGAAAAAGTTTTGGATGCgtggaaaattaaaacatttgaaCTTGAGTGTCGGGAAAAGGTTGTTACACTGATCGAGACGCTGAGCAAAAACTATACGTTTTTGGAGAATTAAATTAAGGTTGAGATTATcagcaatttttttaataaattaatatttaataatattgtaGGGTCAAAACGATAATTCAACTTTGGGTTAAGCTCTTCCCACTTATAGTAATACTAGGACATGACATAAGAGAATCATATTCATCCCATAGGTCTCTTAACCTATAGTGACATTCAGCAATCGACATAGTTCCCTCAACTATTATATGAATCTCTCTATGCAATTGAAAAATTCTCGATCCATTAACTGTATCAAACCTTTCTGTTAGATCCAGCCAAACTTTGCGTGCATCAGACACATACACAATAGAACTTAGAACGTGTGTTGCACGTTATCCctcaattattataaaatttctgcAAAATACAAAATAGTACTCCATCTATCCAACAATATTTATCTACTATTTCCTTGACTTTACACCCTTcttatgaaactatatatagaagattaattttactatatcactatttgaatataataaatataatgtcttgaaaaatgtaacgaggaaataaatataattgatgataAGGGTAAATTAGGAACTAAGTTTAAAATTATACATGATTTCATAAAGTAGACAAATTTTGATGGACATCCCAAAAATACTATCAACTAATTGTTGGCGGAAGGAGAAAAATCAAAATGTTACATTCTTTctctaaatttaataaatgcatgtattatatttaacaaatttacaaaaaaaatatgaacagaCGTATATATTATTACAAAACCCCAAATAGAGCACAAATAATAGGATTGTTTAGAATTTTGTTTAGATTTAGAAAAGCTTCATCAAATTaagtgaaatttaaaattaacttgCACTATCAGAAAAAATGTTCTTCTTTTCTTAGCCAACAATGCATTTTACGTCAAGATGAcacttcaatatttttatcctcgtagtttctaaaatttaaagagagtaataattaataaaataaataaaaaaattgtagaatgaGATTGAAAGTGTAACACCAAAGtgacaaaagaaaaagataacgttttcatttcacaaaaattaaaatacatctaaatTCTATAAtccaaatgaattaaaaataaacggTTAATTATGATGAAGAACAAGTATTATGCatacaaatacataaataatttataatcaataAATTCTCCTCGTCATTTTTGTGCCTCAACTACCACAAAGTCACAACTTGAAAAGTATTCATCGgacaataaattttaaactccTATCTTATcggtttttttataaaaaaatttaacgtactttcacataataatatgatgatttaattTACTATCTTGTTCATTCATGGTGTTTCATAAGAAGACAAGATTTATATTACATAAACTTATCGCAAGCAGTACCATGTGAAATAGATTGTTACTTacctttgttttttttaatcaaatgtgCAATTTGAGCATCAAGGCAGAGAAGCCGGTTAACAGTAAACCTCTTGCAATTATTCAgcaattcatcaatatcatgaaaaataaaCTGTAGAGATCTCACTAAAAGCAATTAGCAATTATTCTGGCAAAATAAATccacacaaaaaataataagagcCTACTTTGAAAAAGATCAAAAGCAAAAGTTGAAGAGTTTAATTGTAACTGCTCTCctataatattattatgagaTTCTGTAATGagacttttcattttctccaAATATGAGATTATTTGAACTTAGACtcattaataaatatgataggagtattttttaatatttaattaatattatactttataatattttgttttaatcaagaaaataataatttaattaataaagagcTTAAGGACTTAAATTTTACTATCATGtaactaaaatatttatatttaattaaataattaatcaaattttaatttaataaaagggcaaaatggtaattcaacttttcactTTGGAActtctcacttataataatatatgatgatttacAAAGTTATTTTTGAAACTTCAAGAATGTAAACTTCTATTTCTTTGATATCTACAAAAACTAATGGGTCAATCTTAACAATGtcgaaaaataaaactataaaagaaaagtaaCTCTCAGTTTCCTCTTTATTCCTAGATGCTCTCTCTCTAAATCTCTTATCAATTGCTGAAAACCTCTAGATATGGCCGATCCACCACCGGCGGAAGAAACAAACTTCATCGGGGAGTTCGATGCTCTTGCCGTTCAACCTCTTGACCGTACTTTTAACGCCCTACACATGACGGCAACATACCAAGAAAATGTTGAAGATTTCCCTATAGAATTTCAGAATGTCAATTTCAAGACTGATGATATAATTCTTTATGAATCATTCAATGATATCTTTCCAAACCCGACCAATGATGATGCATTTCAAAACCCTAGTTGTCTGCCAGACTTTCTCGGGTCAGAGTTGGGCTTGGACTCGAGTCAAATGAACCCGCATAGCTTTTGTCAACCTGAGAGTCAACTGATGGGGATTCCTGATGATGCTTCTAGACCATTCAATTCGACCTCAGAATATTGTCTCGGGAAAGCTCCGGTTTCGAACAAATTGGAACATTTTCCCCTAAATTTAGGAAATAATTCAGTAAAAGGCGGAGTTGACGAAAAGAGGATGGATAGAAAAATTAGGAACAAGGTAAGTGCTCACTTATCAAGGCAAAGAAAAAAGCATTATGTTAAGGAGTTAGAGAATAAATTCAGAATATTTCATTCAACAATTCAACATTTGAATGCAAATTTATCTTATGCAATGGCAGAAAATATAACTCTAAAAGCACAACTTGGAGGTAATGGTGTACCTACTCAAGTGCCGCCACCCCTAGGGATTAATCCCTATCCTCCTCCATGGATGTCATATACACCATACTATATGATGAACCGACAAGGATATCAAGTGCCACTGGTTCCCATTCCAAAGTTGAAATCACAGGCACTAGCACCCGCGCCAAAAAGTAACAAGGAAGTTGAGAAAAAGAAGAGTGGGGTTAAAACAAAGAAAGTTGTCAGTGTTAGCTTCCTTGGTGTGTTGTTCTTCATCTTGCTCTTTGGTGGATTGGTTCCTTTATTGAAAGGCAGATATGGAGATATGAGGGAACCATTCATGAGTGGAGAGTCTTTTGTGAGCGGATTTTATGAAAAACATCATGAAAGAGTTTTGACTATTGACGAGCCTGTGAATGGGACTGGTTATTCTGGGAAATATGATGGAAAAAATCATAGCTCACATTGTGGCCAGAGAGGTCAGGGTGAAAGCAATAAGCAAAATACCAATAAGGCTGGAGATGAGTTTGTTCATGTGGGAAATGGTAGTGATCCTTTGGTAGCCTCTCTGTATGTCCCAAGGAATGATAAACTTGTTGAGATTGATGGGAGCTTGATAATTCAGTCTATATTGGCAAGTGAGAAAGCCATGGCATTTCATGGAAGTgctgaaaagaaaaataaagaggcaGGCCTTGCAGTTCCTGGTGATATAGCCCCTACTATCCCAGCAGTCCATCCTCGCCTTTATCGAAGTCCTGAAGTGGGACAAAGAACTCTTGGATCTGATGAGAACGAGAATGTAAAGTCAACTATACTGCGGTGGTACCTTGAAGGTGTTGCCGGTAAGTGTTGTTCAATTTAGACCGACTCTATTTATTCTTATCTTTGTGATATGTGTGAGCAGTTTAAGGACTTCATATCatttaaattcatgtttttcttctttttttcccttttaagtTTAAATATTCTATTAATTCTTATATTTGTGATAGAAATGAATTCCTCTAGCTATTACACCCTAAACAACTTTCGAAGGAGGCAAATCTGGTTATCTATTGCTTTTTTGAGTGTTTGCTTTGAGAATTATGGCATTTTGAATTGCT includes:
- the LOC107016941 gene encoding bZIP transcription factor 17-like; the protein is MADPPPAEETNFIGEFDALAVQPLDRTFNALHMTATYQENVEDFPIEFQNVNFKTDDIILYESFNDIFPNPTNDDAFQNPSCLPDFLGSELGLDSSQMNPHSFCQPESQLMGIPDDASRPFNSTSEYCLGKAPVSNKLEHFPLNLGNNSVKGGVDEKRMDRKIRNKVSAHLSRQRKKHYVKELENKFRIFHSTIQHLNANLSYAMAENITLKAQLGGNGVPTQVPPPLGINPYPPPWMSYTPYYMMNRQGYQVPLVPIPKLKSQALAPAPKSNKEVEKKKSGVKTKKVVSVSFLGVLFFILLFGGLVPLLKGRYGDMREPFMSGESFVSGFYEKHHERVLTIDEPVNGTGYSGKYDGKNHSSHCGQRGQGESNKQNTNKAGDEFVHVGNGSDPLVASLYVPRNDKLVEIDGSLIIQSILASEKAMAFHGSAEKKNKEAGLAVPGDIAPTIPAVHPRLYRSPEVGQRTLGSDENENVKSTILRWYLEGVAGPLLSSGMCTEVFQFDASSSAREAIVPVTNVRDTSMEERHNDTRLHRNRRILNGPPVSLSRPSHNISEEQTGTNGKQENPNRNKSLSSLVVSVLVDGDGDGIMRPKSVSRIFVLVLIDSVKYVTNSCMLPFIDSAHVARASSKKQFCRYHKIY